One segment of Anatilimnocola aggregata DNA contains the following:
- a CDS encoding DUF4145 domain-containing protein gives MSDIELVVKRCKRLESLLTEHFGADGRGLHEKISSVERELTPALVKRLRFIASVRNKLVHEADADKLQDRRAYLEACDKSELELKKLAGVPTGLSWPRTLQTIAFILLLIGLVIILFAIRS, from the coding sequence ATGAGCGATATCGAACTCGTGGTGAAGCGTTGCAAACGGCTGGAAAGTCTGCTCACGGAACACTTTGGTGCCGATGGTCGGGGACTGCACGAGAAGATCAGCAGCGTGGAACGGGAACTGACGCCGGCGCTGGTTAAGCGATTGCGTTTTATTGCCAGCGTGCGGAACAAGCTGGTTCATGAAGCCGATGCCGACAAGTTGCAAGATCGCCGCGCGTATCTCGAAGCGTGCGACAAGTCGGAACTGGAACTGAAGAAATTGGCCGGTGTTCCGACCGGACTATCGTGGCCGCGGACGTTGCAAACCATTGCGTTCATTTTGTTGTTGATCGGACTCGTAATCATCTTATTCGCGATCCGCAGTTGA
- the uvsE gene encoding UV DNA damage repair endonuclease UvsE — protein sequence MRLGLCCQFANEPIKFKITTALACKKLSREARLAKISALCVNNAQSLEQAILYCENHHIGAFRVLSQLWPLKTHPECGYQLAELPEVEQIVAQLLKCRELARQSHVRLSFHPDQYVVLNSPRDEVVASSLAELEYQSEAAELIGADVVNIHGGGAYGDKPDALARFRQNLQRLSPRARALITLENDDKIYSPADLLPICEAEQIPLCYDVHHHRCLRDELSVEEATTSAIQTWAADRQQAREPLFHISSPLNGWHNPQPQLHHDYIDPADVPSTWLHLPIAVDIEAKAKELAINKLQAWLATSAIAGEVVSSKRARTY from the coding sequence ATGCGACTCGGCCTCTGCTGCCAATTTGCCAACGAGCCCATCAAGTTCAAAATCACGACGGCACTTGCTTGCAAAAAGCTGTCGCGCGAAGCGCGGCTCGCGAAGATCTCGGCCCTGTGCGTCAACAACGCCCAGTCTCTCGAACAGGCAATTCTCTACTGCGAGAATCACCACATCGGTGCCTTCCGTGTGCTCAGTCAATTGTGGCCTTTGAAGACGCACCCCGAATGCGGCTACCAACTGGCGGAGTTGCCGGAAGTGGAGCAAATTGTTGCGCAGCTATTAAAGTGCCGCGAGTTAGCCCGGCAGTCGCACGTGCGGTTGTCGTTCCACCCAGATCAATACGTGGTGCTCAATTCGCCACGTGACGAAGTCGTGGCCAGTTCTCTGGCGGAATTGGAGTATCAGTCCGAAGCGGCCGAACTCATCGGCGCGGATGTCGTGAACATTCATGGCGGCGGCGCGTATGGTGACAAGCCCGACGCGCTCGCGCGGTTTCGACAAAACCTGCAGCGGCTGTCACCGCGTGCTCGCGCGTTAATCACGCTCGAGAACGACGACAAAATCTATTCGCCAGCTGACTTGCTCCCGATTTGCGAGGCGGAACAGATCCCACTTTGTTATGACGTCCATCACCATCGTTGTTTGCGTGACGAACTTTCCGTCGAAGAAGCCACGACTTCCGCCATTCAAACCTGGGCAGCTGATCGCCAGCAAGCGCGCGAGCCTCTGTTTCACATTTCCAGCCCGCTGAACGGCTGGCATAATCCGCAGCCGCAGTTACATCACGATTACATCGATCCTGCCGATGTTCCGAGCACGTGGTTGCACTTGCCGATTGCGGTAGATATCGAAGCCAAAGCCAAGGAACTAGCCATCAACAAGCTGCAAGCGTGGCTGGCGACCAGTGCGATAGCGGGTGAAGTGGTGTCTTCAAAACGTGCGCGAACTTACTGA
- a CDS encoding proteasome accessory factor PafA2 family protein: MASKPAIFERLIGLETEYALAISNSAAAYTEASEPGGKYRVYRHLVAEVRKRVPTVEARNMKEGIFHAAGGAVWFEAERPAAGGGLIEGATPECRSPRQLLAWQRAQDELLSQAASAAFGDEVRLLKNDRDAHGNIYGAQENYEVDLASGFGLIAWRISLVLVLPLAALTWIALWLLIGIGRTYTLLALIGYLIASRWMKEPQGLARVLFGCELERLEEAGPTGPRWLEATLAVVTRVLIFPIAIALYCPLELFAFRKLRRQLTPFLISRPIIAGTGMIDNDGKFHLADKAPAMNCLTGYGGMLADRPVYSFGHFFKTAYADAWLDPLEYASLFQQRQRLQIALGDSNRADVAEYLRIGTTLLVIDAIEAGCLPAVARIRQPLRALRAICADPTLKFQIPLVGKRTCTAIELQRFYLDACRAFVDQADNPPTEARQILRLWEETLDALEEDPQDLVGSLDWVTKQFLLSKAGPDAAWEVRKKIDLRYSELSDEGYFERLRSTGITEQLLAPAEIDYALRNPPTGTPATVRGRYIREFSGGEEAIAVNWQRIYLGSGRKERQIDLSRYRPLHPPAPRASSKKSRRKDRGA; encoded by the coding sequence GTGGCGAGTAAGCCGGCGATCTTCGAGCGCTTGATCGGGCTCGAAACTGAATACGCCCTGGCGATCTCGAATTCGGCAGCAGCTTACACCGAGGCCAGCGAGCCCGGGGGAAAGTACCGTGTTTATCGGCACTTAGTTGCCGAAGTACGCAAACGAGTCCCGACCGTCGAAGCCCGGAACATGAAAGAGGGGATCTTTCATGCCGCCGGCGGTGCCGTGTGGTTCGAAGCGGAACGCCCCGCAGCGGGTGGCGGCCTGATTGAAGGAGCCACTCCCGAATGCCGCAGTCCTCGGCAGCTTTTGGCCTGGCAGCGAGCGCAGGATGAACTTCTTTCGCAGGCCGCCAGCGCAGCCTTTGGCGATGAAGTTCGGTTGCTCAAGAACGATCGCGATGCCCACGGCAACATTTACGGGGCACAAGAAAATTACGAAGTCGACCTGGCCTCTGGGTTCGGACTGATTGCCTGGCGAATCTCGTTGGTCCTAGTGCTGCCTCTTGCAGCTCTTACTTGGATCGCGCTCTGGCTGCTCATTGGAATTGGTCGAACCTATACTTTGCTCGCGCTGATTGGCTACTTAATCGCCTCGCGCTGGATGAAAGAGCCGCAAGGACTCGCGCGAGTTTTGTTTGGCTGCGAACTCGAACGCCTCGAAGAAGCAGGACCGACCGGGCCGCGCTGGCTCGAAGCAACCTTGGCCGTTGTCACCCGCGTGCTGATTTTTCCGATCGCCATTGCTCTTTACTGTCCGCTGGAACTGTTTGCATTTCGCAAATTGCGTCGGCAATTGACGCCGTTCCTCATCTCGCGACCCATCATCGCTGGCACAGGAATGATCGACAACGACGGCAAGTTTCATTTGGCCGACAAAGCACCGGCGATGAATTGCTTGACCGGGTATGGCGGCATGCTGGCGGATCGCCCCGTTTACAGCTTTGGCCATTTCTTCAAAACCGCCTATGCCGATGCCTGGCTCGACCCGCTCGAATATGCGTCTCTTTTTCAGCAGCGGCAACGACTGCAGATCGCGCTCGGCGATTCCAACCGCGCGGATGTCGCCGAGTACCTGCGCATCGGTACCACGCTGCTGGTGATCGACGCCATTGAGGCGGGCTGCCTGCCGGCGGTCGCCCGAATTCGTCAGCCCCTGCGAGCGCTGCGGGCCATTTGTGCCGATCCCACGCTCAAGTTTCAAATCCCGCTCGTGGGCAAGCGAACCTGTACGGCGATCGAATTGCAGCGTTTCTATCTGGATGCATGCCGCGCTTTTGTCGATCAAGCAGACAACCCACCAACCGAAGCGCGGCAAATTTTACGACTGTGGGAAGAGACTCTCGATGCGCTCGAAGAGGATCCGCAGGACCTGGTCGGTTCGCTCGATTGGGTCACGAAGCAATTCCTGCTCAGCAAAGCCGGACCTGATGCAGCGTGGGAGGTGCGAAAGAAAATCGACCTTCGCTACTCCGAACTTTCGGACGAAGGCTATTTCGAACGGCTGCGTAGCACCGGCATCACCGAACAGTTGCTCGCGCCAGCGGAAATCGACTATGCCCTCCGCAATCCGCCGACGGGCACTCCCGCCACGGTGCGCGGGCGCTATATCCGCGAGTTCTCGGGGGGCGAGGAAGCAATTGCCGTCAATTGGCAGCGAATTTATCTCGGTTCTGGCCGCAAAGAGCGTCAAATCGATCTTAGTCGCTATCGCCCGCTTCATCCCCCTGCTCCGCGAGCAAGCAGCAAGAAATCTCGCCGTAAAGATCGTGGCGCATAA